One Campylobacteraceae bacterium DNA window includes the following coding sequences:
- the obgE gene encoding GTPase ObgE produces MFIDSVKFTIRSGKGGQGCSSFRREKFVVKGGPDGGDGGKGGDVYILVDNNTDTLSYYKGRRLFKADHGVQGMPRRMTGKSAEDMTLVVPPGTQVFDDETGELLHDLLVEGVRILLLEGGKGGLGNVHFKNSRNQRPTYFQPGLPGTALNVRFELKLIADVGLVGYPNVGKSTLISTTSNATPEVANYEFTTLTPKLGVVEVGEYNSFVMADIPGIIDGASEGRGLGLEFLRHIERTKTLLFMVDLANHRTPIEQYNVLKDELRKFSPELATRNFAIALSKTDGYYGEDVVEEIRNFIKEIGLDISPSNEFGFDKKYEYYAQDLTYNRFDNTKPMFVLPISSVTRMNTASIRFALYELLSQ; encoded by the coding sequence ATGTTTATAGATAGCGTGAAATTTACAATAAGATCAGGTAAAGGAGGACAGGGATGTTCTTCATTTAGAAGAGAAAAGTTTGTTGTAAAAGGTGGCCCTGATGGTGGGGACGGTGGAAAAGGTGGAGATGTATATATTTTAGTTGATAATAATACGGATACTTTGTCATATTACAAAGGGAGAAGACTTTTTAAAGCAGATCATGGGGTTCAAGGAATGCCAAGAAGAATGACTGGTAAGTCTGCTGAAGATATGACTTTAGTAGTTCCTCCAGGAACACAAGTATTTGATGATGAAACAGGTGAATTATTACACGATTTATTAGTTGAAGGTGTTAGAATTCTTCTTTTAGAAGGTGGAAAAGGTGGTTTAGGAAATGTTCACTTTAAGAACTCAAGAAACCAAAGACCTACGTATTTTCAACCAGGACTTCCAGGAACTGCATTAAATGTTCGTTTTGAATTAAAACTAATTGCTGATGTTGGTTTGGTTGGATATCCAAATGTTGGAAAATCAACCTTGATTTCAACGACTTCAAATGCAACACCAGAAGTTGCTAATTACGAATTTACTACTTTAACTCCTAAATTAGGTGTTGTTGAAGTAGGAGAATATAATTCTTTTGTTATGGCAGATATTCCTGGGATTATTGATGGTGCTAGTGAAGGTAGAGGTTTAGGGCTGGAATTTTTAAGACATATTGAACGAACTAAAACTTTATTGTTTATGGTAGATCTTGCAAATCATAGAACACCAATTGAACAATACAATGTATTAAAAGATGAATTAAGAAAATTTTCACCTGAATTAGCAACAAGAAACTTTGCAATTGCTTTAAGTAAAACAGATGGTTATTATGGAGAAGATGTTGTTGAAGAAATCAGAAATTTTATTAAAGAAATTGGTTTAGATATTTCACCATCAAATGAATTTGGTTTTGATAAAAAATACGAATATTATGCGCAAGATTTAACGTACAATCGTTTTGATAATACAAAACCAATGTTTGTTTTACCTATTTCTTCTGTTACTAGAATGAATACGGCATCTATTCGATTTGCTCTGTATGAATTGTTAAGTCAATAA
- the rpmA gene encoding 50S ribosomal protein L27 encodes MAHKKGQGSTQNNRDSAGRRLGVKKYGEEVVRAGNIIIRQRGTKVHPGNNVGMGKDHTLFALIDGKVKFEIKDKNRKKVSVYAAS; translated from the coding sequence ATGGCTCACAAAAAAGGTCAAGGAAGTACACAGAATAATAGAGATTCAGCTGGTAGAAGACTAGGCGTTAAAAAATATGGTGAAGAAGTTGTAAGAGCTGGAAACATCATTATTAGACAAAGAGGAACTAAAGTTCATCCTGGTAACAATGTTGGGATGGGTAAAGATCATACTCTTTTTGCTTTAATTGACGGAAAAGTTAAATTCGAAATTAAAGATAAAAACAGAAAAAAAGTTTCAGTTTACGCAGCGTCGTAA
- the rplU gene encoding 50S ribosomal protein L21 gives MYAIIKCGGKQYKVSEGDILDIDYTGLAAKEALEITDVLALNDGELKTGKEVESAKVSAEVVLDGTGVNRDKKIIIYKKRRRKDSKLKRGFRKSFTKIRIIKIAA, from the coding sequence ATGTACGCAATTATTAAATGTGGTGGTAAACAGTATAAAGTGTCTGAAGGTGATATCTTAGATATTGATTATACAGGTTTAGCAGCAAAAGAAGCTTTAGAAATTACTGACGTTTTAGCATTAAACGATGGTGAGTTAAAAACTGGTAAAGAAGTAGAATCTGCAAAAGTTTCTGCTGAAGTAGTTTTAGATGGAACTGGTGTAAATAGAGATAAGAAAATTATCATTTACAAAAAAAGAAGAAGAAAAGATTCAAAATTAAAAAGAGGTTTTAGAAAAAGCTTCACTAAAATTAGAATCATTAAAATCGCTGCATAA
- a CDS encoding RidA family protein produces the protein MEIINTTNAPAAIGPYSQAIIANGLIYTSGQIPLTPEGDLVENDINKQTQQVMTNLQSVLEAAGSSLDKVIKVTIFLDSMDDFAAVNEIYASAFGDHKPVRSTVAVQTLPKNVLVEMDVVALVS, from the coding sequence ATGGAAATTATTAATACTACCAATGCACCTGCTGCAATTGGACCTTATTCACAAGCTATTATTGCAAATGGTTTGATTTACACATCAGGACAAATCCCTTTAACGCCAGAAGGTGATTTAGTTGAAAATGACATAAACAAACAAACACAACAAGTAATGACAAATTTGCAAAGTGTATTGGAAGCTGCTGGTTCTTCTTTAGATAAAGTAATTAAAGTTACAATATTCTTAGATTCTATGGATGATTTTGCTGCTGTAAATGAAATATATGCAAGTGCTTTTGGTGATCATAAACCAGTACGTTCAACGGTTGCCGTTCAAACATTACCTAAAAATGTTTTAGTAGAAATGGATGTTGTTGCATTGGTTTCATAA
- a CDS encoding DNA primase has translation MITKDSIESLKSQLDVVDVISQFLELRKAGANFKACCPFHGETTPSFVVSPAKQIYHCFGCGVGGDSINFLMEYEKLSYPETLEKLAGMYNVTLSYDDKGQKAQSVKIIEDLNKLYQRLFVNNDTCKDYIKQRGISEFSIEKFEIGYAPKSGDTINYLKNNHHNLSEAIDLGVIDTGQSGLYSRFIERITFPIYSLNAKIVGFGGRTITGHNAKYVNSPQSKVFNKSRLLYGYHLAKEHIYKKNQIIITEGYLDVIMLHQAGFNTAVATLGTALTSDHLPLIKRGEPKVILAYDGDKAGLKAAFKAATILSHSDFEGGVVIFSGGLDPADMVKEDRIEELNTMFLKPKGFIAFVIDSIISTYDTHDPQQKQKALVETNEYLKTLNPIYQDEYKRYIAQKLNVREHLVQINKVSRAQAINLSKIDIAELSILKHILEDKSRLDGVLDIIDSSMFEFHVEEFNTLIHDIGNPSLNGILLNEALQEYSHEEFEKQLLCLLDKFYNNKLTHVTYAQDMNFKEKVLLIRKIKDNIKQLKIGKLIKYNL, from the coding sequence ATGATTACAAAAGACTCAATTGAAAGCTTAAAATCCCAATTAGATGTTGTAGATGTTATATCTCAATTTCTAGAACTTAGAAAAGCCGGCGCAAATTTTAAAGCCTGCTGTCCTTTTCATGGAGAAACAACTCCTTCTTTTGTTGTAAGCCCAGCAAAACAAATATACCATTGTTTTGGCTGTGGAGTAGGGGGCGATTCTATTAATTTTTTAATGGAGTATGAAAAACTTTCTTATCCTGAAACCTTGGAAAAACTGGCAGGAATGTACAATGTTACACTTTCTTATGATGATAAAGGTCAAAAAGCACAAAGCGTAAAAATAATTGAAGATTTAAATAAACTTTATCAACGTTTATTTGTTAATAACGATACCTGCAAAGATTATATAAAACAAAGAGGTATTTCAGAATTTTCTATTGAAAAATTTGAAATAGGTTATGCTCCTAAATCGGGCGATACTATAAATTATTTAAAAAACAATCATCATAATTTAAGTGAAGCCATAGACTTAGGCGTAATTGATACAGGTCAAAGTGGTTTATACTCAAGGTTTATTGAGCGTATTACTTTTCCAATTTATTCTCTAAATGCAAAAATTGTTGGCTTTGGGGGAAGAACAATCACAGGGCATAATGCCAAATATGTGAATTCTCCTCAAAGTAAAGTATTTAATAAATCACGTTTATTATATGGTTATCATTTAGCCAAAGAACATATTTACAAAAAAAATCAAATCATTATTACGGAAGGTTATTTAGATGTTATTATGCTTCATCAAGCTGGTTTTAATACAGCAGTTGCAACGCTAGGAACGGCTTTAACCTCCGATCATTTGCCTTTGATTAAAAGAGGCGAACCTAAGGTTATTCTTGCATATGATGGAGATAAAGCAGGTCTTAAAGCTGCTTTTAAAGCTGCCACTATTCTCTCTCATTCAGATTTTGAAGGCGGTGTTGTTATTTTCTCTGGAGGTTTGGATCCTGCTGATATGGTGAAAGAAGATCGTATTGAAGAATTAAATACAATGTTTTTAAAACCTAAGGGGTTTATTGCTTTTGTAATTGACTCAATTATAAGCACTTATGATACCCATGATCCACAGCAAAAACAAAAAGCTTTGGTTGAAACCAATGAATATTTAAAAACACTAAATCCTATTTACCAAGATGAATACAAGCGATATATAGCTCAAAAATTAAATGTAAGAGAACATTTGGTTCAAATTAACAAAGTATCAAGAGCACAAGCCATTAATTTATCAAAAATTGATATAGCTGAACTCTCCATTTTAAAACATATTTTAGAAGATAAATCTAGGTTAGATGGAGTCTTAGACATTATTGACTCTTCTATGTTTGAATTTCATGTAGAAGAGTTTAATACTTTGATTCATGATATAGGAAATCCTTCTTTAAATGGGATACTATTAAATGAAGCTTTGCAAGAATATTCACATGAAGAATTTGAAAAACAGCTTTTGTGTTTATTGGATAAATTTTACAATAATAAACTAACCCACGTTACTTATGCTCAAGATATGAATTTTAAAGAAAAAGTACTTTTAATAAGAAAAATAAAAGACAATATAAAACAATTAAAAATAGGTAAACTTATAAAATATAACTTATAA
- a CDS encoding tetratricopeptide repeat protein, translating into MEGLVLEYRDPLFGIVIFFSLIFCISFLTYTFGAYKERKARKEYRKLLKRFELGKLKEEDYVHLYKTYNLPFDSIILLASSFLHKGDYTKAISVYLALLEHVTNRVKKEELLELLGTTYYKGGFLQRSKDIFLKILKFSPRNTSALQYLLLIYEKLKDFDRAFEVLESLDELQIDISKDKIYIKTLKVIHDPLLSYEKKTYALYEIFQKDKIIERLFAQYLIMYNKTFLWENIDSFDVNKFTDLMWYQKFEDIDFDKVNNNPFLEELYNAKSYLNSLKHSKDFDLDILILLNTHEHDTKADLDFEFICTSCKHVHPIFESRCPHCHSILSFIVKHMLVKNAYEKNQSLL; encoded by the coding sequence ATGGAAGGTTTAGTATTAGAATATAGAGATCCCTTATTTGGTATTGTCATATTTTTTTCTTTGATTTTTTGTATCTCATTTTTAACATACACCTTTGGTGCATATAAAGAAAGAAAAGCAAGAAAAGAATACAGGAAACTTCTTAAGCGTTTTGAGCTTGGCAAATTAAAAGAAGAAGATTATGTGCATTTGTATAAAACATATAATTTACCTTTTGATTCTATCATCTTGTTGGCTTCAAGTTTTTTACATAAAGGCGATTATACAAAAGCAATTTCTGTATATTTAGCTCTTTTAGAACATGTAACAAACCGAGTTAAAAAAGAAGAACTCTTAGAGTTATTAGGAACTACTTATTATAAAGGTGGTTTTTTACAACGCTCAAAAGATATATTTTTAAAAATACTAAAATTTTCACCACGAAATACAAGTGCTTTGCAGTATTTATTGTTAATTTATGAAAAACTTAAAGATTTTGACAGAGCGTTTGAAGTTTTAGAATCACTTGATGAATTGCAAATAGATATTTCTAAAGATAAAATTTATATCAAAACACTAAAAGTGATACATGACCCACTTTTATCTTATGAGAAAAAAACATATGCTTTGTATGAAATCTTCCAAAAAGACAAAATAATTGAACGTTTATTTGCACAATACCTTATTATGTATAACAAAACATTTTTGTGGGAAAATATAGACAGTTTTGATGTGAATAAATTTACTGATTTAATGTGGTATCAAAAATTTGAAGATATTGATTTTGATAAAGTAAACAATAATCCTTTTTTAGAAGAGTTATACAATGCAAAATCCTATTTAAACTCTTTAAAACATTCAAAAGATTTTGACTTAGATATATTAATATTATTAAATACTCATGAGCATGATACCAAAGCCGATTTGGATTTTGAATTTATTTGTACCTCGTGTAAACATGTTCATCCTATTTTTGAATCAAGATGTCCACATTGTCATAGTATTTTAAGTTTTATTGTAAAACACATGCTTGTAAAAAATGCCTATGAAAAAAACCAATCCTTATTATAA
- a CDS encoding ribonuclease III, giving the protein MSDYLKLEQCLDYQFKNKDLIVEALTHKSFKKPYDNERLEYLGDAVLNLIVGEFLYKKFPKSNEGDLSKIRASLVNEAGFTRLANEIKLGDYIYLSIAEERNKGRSKASILSDAFEAIMGAIYLESGLEILKIIILDLLNRSYEEINLSVLFSDYKTALQEITQAQFASIPEYKIEASYGPDHKKEFEVSIWIDGKHYGQAIGKSKKLAQQAVAKIALFQLKSEV; this is encoded by the coding sequence ATGAGTGATTACTTAAAGTTAGAACAGTGCCTGGATTATCAGTTTAAAAATAAAGACCTGATAGTCGAAGCACTTACACACAAAAGTTTTAAAAAACCCTATGATAATGAGCGCTTAGAATACTTAGGAGATGCAGTACTTAATTTGATTGTTGGAGAGTTTTTATACAAAAAATTTCCCAAATCGAACGAAGGAGATCTATCAAAAATACGGGCTTCTTTGGTGAATGAAGCAGGTTTTACACGACTTGCAAATGAAATTAAACTGGGTGATTATATTTATTTATCAATAGCAGAAGAAAGAAATAAAGGAAGATCAAAAGCATCTATTCTTTCAGATGCTTTTGAAGCAATTATGGGGGCTATTTATTTAGAGTCAGGACTTGAAATCCTAAAAATTATTATTTTAGATTTATTAAACAGATCTTATGAAGAAATAAACTTATCAGTATTGTTTTCTGATTATAAAACGGCTTTACAAGAAATAACTCAAGCTCAATTTGCTTCAATTCCAGAATACAAAATTGAAGCTTCTTATGGTCCTGATCATAAAAAAGAATTTGAAGTCTCTATTTGGATTGATGGAAAACATTATGGACAAGCGATAGGAAAAAGTAAAAAACTTGCACAACAAGCTGTTGCAAAGATTGCACTTTTTCAATTAAAAAGCGAAGTTTAA
- the aroC gene encoding chorismate synthase: MNSFGQNFRFTTFGESHGKAIGCVVDGVPAGIKIDEEFIQSEMNRRKPGQNKYATARKEGDVIEILSGVFEGLSTGTPIAMIIYNENQKSKDYTNVKDLFRPGHADFTYFAKYGLRDYRGGGRSSARETASRVAAGAIAKLMLKEVNIEINSGITSIDGIAAKNYDFKHALTSDIFALDKEVEEKQKEAIIQAKKQHNSVGGCALVNVKNCPSGLGEPIYFKLDAQIASAMMSINAVKAVEIGDGIEAAKVKGFDNNDQIRKDGFKTNHSGGILGGISNGDDINIKVHFKSTPSVFIKQDTVDIYNDEVTCELKGRHDPCVAIRGSVVAESMMALVLADMLILNMSSKIKNIKKVYNS; encoded by the coding sequence ATGAATAGTTTTGGTCAAAACTTTAGATTTACGACCTTTGGGGAAAGCCATGGTAAAGCAATAGGTTGTGTGGTTGATGGAGTTCCTGCTGGAATAAAAATCGATGAAGAATTTATTCAAAGTGAAATGAACAGAAGAAAACCTGGACAAAATAAATATGCAACAGCCAGAAAAGAAGGTGATGTTATTGAAATACTTTCAGGTGTTTTTGAAGGTTTAAGCACAGGTACACCTATAGCTATGATTATTTATAATGAGAATCAAAAATCAAAAGATTATACGAATGTAAAAGATTTATTCAGACCAGGTCATGCAGATTTTACTTATTTTGCTAAATATGGATTAAGAGATTATAGAGGCGGTGGACGAAGCAGTGCAAGAGAAACTGCTTCAAGAGTAGCAGCAGGAGCTATTGCTAAACTTATGCTAAAAGAAGTGAATATAGAAATCAATTCAGGAATAACTAGTATTGATGGTATAGCTGCTAAAAATTACGATTTTAAACATGCACTTACTTCTGATATTTTTGCTTTAGATAAAGAAGTCGAAGAAAAACAAAAAGAAGCAATAATTCAAGCAAAAAAACAACACAACTCTGTTGGAGGCTGTGCTCTTGTTAATGTTAAAAACTGCCCAAGTGGTTTAGGTGAACCTATTTATTTTAAATTGGACGCACAAATTGCTTCTGCTATGATGAGTATTAATGCAGTAAAAGCAGTTGAAATTGGAGATGGAATTGAAGCTGCTAAAGTAAAAGGTTTTGATAATAATGACCAAATAAGAAAAGATGGTTTTAAAACAAACCATTCAGGCGGAATATTAGGTGGAATTTCTAATGGAGATGACATTAATATCAAAGTTCATTTTAAATCAACTCCTTCTGTTTTTATAAAACAAGATACAGTTGATATTTACAATGATGAAGTTACTTGTGAATTAAAAGGACGTCATGATCCTTGTGTAGCTATTAGAGGCTCAGTAGTTGCAGAATCAATGATGGCTTTAGTATTAGCAGATATGCTTATACTAAATATGTCCTCAAAAATAAAGAATATTAAAAAAGTCTATAACTCTTAA
- a CDS encoding DUF134 domain-containing protein, with amino-acid sequence MPREKQQRELNFKPTSKYFGPKDIKSNEDIILLHEEIQAIKLMDLDSMYQEDAAIQMNISRPTLARIIKNARLKIASALINGSNIKVHEIQNDFNVAVCSNQLKVLDDISIDSKYIFILHIKDYKLENIKHIQNPAFSENNIRPRHVLPTFLKEENIHYFITKQIGITCKKYLIDKGIYPIIKEEISLDEIVNIFK; translated from the coding sequence TTGCCCAGAGAAAAACAACAACGTGAATTAAATTTTAAACCAACCTCTAAATATTTTGGTCCAAAAGATATAAAGTCTAATGAAGATATTATTTTATTGCATGAAGAAATACAAGCTATTAAATTAATGGATTTAGATTCAATGTACCAAGAAGATGCGGCAATACAGATGAATATCTCTAGACCAACCCTAGCTAGAATTATTAAAAATGCACGTTTAAAAATTGCATCTGCTTTAATTAATGGTTCCAATATAAAAGTACATGAAATACAAAATGATTTTAATGTAGCCGTTTGTTCAAATCAATTAAAAGTTCTGGATGATATTTCAATTGATTCAAAATATATCTTTATTTTACACATAAAAGATTATAAATTAGAAAATATCAAGCACATACAAAACCCTGCTTTTTCTGAAAATAATATTAGACCCAGGCATGTATTGCCAACCTTCCTTAAAGAAGAAAATATTCATTATTTCATTACAAAACAAATTGGAATAACCTGTAAAAAATATTTAATAGATAAGGGTATTTATCCTATTATAAAAGAAGAAATATCTCTTGATGAAATTGTTAATATCTTCAAATAA